Genomic DNA from Lepeophtheirus salmonis chromosome 9, UVic_Lsal_1.4, whole genome shotgun sequence:
agtagcgaaatgCTACCGTTAGTCTGAGGAGATAGACTGGTGCAGCGTTTTAACACTGTTTCGGAAGATGTtgcttttcatatgacgtcactatgtCATTTTTCTTACTACCGAATTAGACTgggatgtaataaaaatattgattgatgaAGCACCTAGCCATGGGCAATAAAAAGGGGCACTACTTCTGAAATTGACTTTAGTTAATATCTCTACGATAGTATACTTTAGCAGTCGATATCTATTTCTATTCAGTTAAGCTTTAAACCTAGTGGCGAAACGAGGAGCCACGTGATCAATAGCTCTAAAATGTATTGGTGCAgcgaatttttttcccctggCTAGAGGTATTGTTTAGTCATTATTTGGAGATATATCAGATATAATTAGGAGTTAACTagagaagatttttataatatggagttttgtttacccaataaattgtttattttgtttcaaggGTTATGATGTTTATTCTACGTTATTTATTCACAtatcattaatgtaaaaatatattttttacattaaactaTGGAGACCAAGTCAAGTCTTGAGTCCAATTTCTCACCTCAGACAATCAACAAATcattgtatcttaaataatacatttattattataataacaatcaatcaatcataaatgtatatttgaaaactttggCCTCTTCACTTAGATGAGAAATTCAATAAACGAAAAATCTAAGAatcaaattatatcttctttccACATAGTAATTTTTGAGTGTGAGCTAGGCGTGCTTCATACATCAGTCATCACTCTTTTTATTACATCCCAGCCTACATCAGTAGTAAGAAAAGTTAcagagtgacgtcatatgaaaaacACCATTCGGTTCTTcagctattttttttctcatgccATTTTGTTTTCTAGAGAGTATCTTCCAATTGAATATCTCAGCTTCCTCCATGTTGATTTATTCAGAAAGATAATTTAAAcgcctttttctattttttttccattagcTGATATTGTATTTTCTACAAGATGTGAATTCTCAATCATCTCTCCAAGAcgatgtatataatttataaaagagagattCCTATTttcactaataatttttttgtggcaCCTTAATTTGTTGATTATATGATTCTGTGGATTGAAGCTGAGTTTGTAATTTTCTAATCTAGCCTTCCCTTTTGCTTCTCTCacacttcattttttcaattgaaattcttttaatttcttttaacaaaGCTTTGATATGCTTATTTACGTTGTTTGGATTATTATACAGAGTGAAGCTTGTCTTTATTTCTTTCGTCTCATAGCTACTTGatgctaatttaatgaaacgtcatgacaactaagctgttctcctcccaaattttcttcaaattgtcagggtgaccacattaactttggagaatttttttaaataacggtATTTCATATTAGTTGAATATCTGGACATTGGTATTAAATCTCCTTCCTCATTTTTCAGAGATTTTCCTGAAAGAGAAGAAACTAAGATAGGATTTAACTGacgatatatatttagaaatatcaaaattcatatCACGGACGTAATAGTTCTTAGATTCTCATTAGATTCCCAATAGAACATTTGAAACGTATAAGagttattttatctaaatatttttatatatgtatttatatcaaattaacataTCATTTTCGAGTaatctatctaaaaaaaacaaaaatcaacaacaacatAACAAACTATTCATTCGTGATCAGCACATTAAGattattgtaatatatcaaATCTAATTTTCCGAAAAGTTAAGTTAAGTTGATTTGTGGTATAACTAGAAatgtgaaaatgctctatatccTCAGGaacatagatttatttttaaagtttacgtAAGTACCCTACAAGATATAAAGGCTCCTTAGTATCGGATCAGTGCTAGGCTTGATCgcctaattagttttttttataagtccgatcttttatacaattcaaaagTCTTTAGGACTGATACATGGGTTTTTAAGTCCTCTGCTCCTAGctatccttttattttcttcactcctagctaagattgaagaatataagaactaagaaaataatgaaagataacttttaataatattttcgaGTCACACACATTTCACTTCGGGTATCTTGTATCTTTGAAAGAgttatgatgaaacttcaacaactcacatgacgtagttagtagtaaATACATAACTTCAGCTGTTTTAGTTTCCATAAAAGATTGAGAAGGACAAGTCTTAgcactgacaaattttataaggaGTGGACTGTTAGAACTGcttactttttagttttttagtcGGATCCAAAATTAATGCTCTTATTAAACATTtgtccctattttgaaaattagagCAAGGATAACtactgggtgtagaaaaagtaatgagaccttcaaAAACTACAGTTTTGAATTGGctttgttgattaaatcttaaagttctaattatttttgaatagattagACTCTAATTCTAAACTCTATGACTGTGACTGTATAATCCTACCTGTAAACTTATTCCAACAATTATGATCgataaaatcatcacaaaatcaaatgaaaaattaatatattataaatttaagactTACTATTAGGTAACAAAATGTTAAGTTTGAATAAGAAACATGATTATAGACTCTAAACTAAggctaaaaataattcaatcagGCTTTAAATAAACCGTTATcctagaaaaacaaaaataccagTACGAATCCGTCAACAGATGGACTCCGAGATAACTCCCCCTAAATACTCCATAAGAGCTaaattcacaacttcttccACACAATAAAAACTTCCATCTACTTTTGTGACCCTACAAAGTCACGACAGAAAACCGATAATTCGAAAATATTTAAGGTGATTTGATACTGTCGGTCAATATATTGTACAAATGTattgtttatatacatacatttcatTATGTTTGTACAAAAGGATGCACAGTATGcttccttacaaaaatatcattgtcagattatttctccacaatttttaaaatgtattataatgtaAGTTCTGTACgaatttttgaacatatacTTCATCCTCTACAGttgtaaaatgaaagaaatcatAACTATCTGGAATATGTTTATGTCCTTTTGGACATTCCTTTAATCTCAAAACTCCATTTAAGAAAGGTTTTAGATTAGATGTGTTGTTTTCCATTCACCATAGGTGTTTCATTCACATCGAACCTCTCCAGTACTTTGTGGGATCTTAAGAGAAGTCTGGGGATAAATTTTAACTCCAAAACAATTTGCCTCTTAGCTCACCGGATCTGAAGGagaaggagttcctcatcaaagGCTGAGCCAGATTTAGGCCCAGGTTAGGTCATGTgattgaagctggaggtggttggtttgagtttGATTTACTTCATTATGGATCCCGTCATGTAAgtgcaaaagatttgtgaatatctgcatgtattttgtaaaatttactgtaatataaaagaaattttcttttctaggaGCAACCGTAAATCGAACAGACGCACATTGAGTTGAAGAGTATCATTTCTTCCAAGCGCGTTGTCCACTGAGCAAAGTTACTCTATTGGTTGTTTGTTTACTTGACCTGGCGCCATCTTGTAGCTAAGAATGTTTCTTTACTTTGTTCATGCCCGTATGAACTTTTTGTTGACATTTACATGCATCTCTTTTTAAAAGTAGGAGTACAACTATTTATTATGTATCCATCATAAACCTGATTCGGGATTTTTCTTTGTATGAgcagaatatttaatttcataatcaCATTTTGTAAGATAATGAATTAGAttcatagtttatatatttaaaaatatactcccAGAGCAATTTGATGTTTTCATGTGTATAATTGACtacaattagaatttttttttttttttcaactttctttatttggtttatatattatatagaacatacatatataaataaaccggagcaattgtgtaaaaagtacataaataaacattatagtttatacttaatgctccggggtagaatttgaacaaatattctaaaaatccaTCTTAAAAAACAATggtaaattaacaattatgataaacatttgttaaaatttcttaacacccttttttaaatacaatcaaCTTCCGTGAAGTTGATTGAAGGTGCCGGAGTTCTTCCCGCGCAAAATTCtatgactcacatcctgatttaggaattttcataaaatatatatagcaggcTGAAGCTGCCAggatgatacctctcaactcatcctcccgaataggctgatagttagttagtCGGATGGTGATGAGGGctttataattaagaataacaAAGTCTagagcccttgttacctcaggagttccacccttcttctttgaaattccaaaaaggaCAAGACcttcaacatatttttcttccccattcgtcagcccttttagatttattgatacaaaataattaaggatatagatggcagggcagtccacaaatgcatgaagtgtgttattgTATAGTTTTCTACAGTCCTTGCTGGtcctagtatatttaatacaatctgtggagatttgtaactgcatggtaaactttttatcatcatttattcccctcagagaagacactatttttcttttccaacccTTGGGggcccaaacgcttactatgcaGCTCCCTGTGTCCATTCACTGCTGCATCATAGTTTTACTgctgtacaaaatataattcttaagtTGAATCTTGttgacttaacaaaaaaattcagtccCGAAGAAAGTATTTCTCAGAGGAGAGGGAATCAGTCTTCCAGAATTGACTTGGTTTTGATTTCTCCTACCTTGActcatatgttaaaaaaaaatattttatacacctgaAACTTCCTCTGATCATAAATTGGTTTGTCTGGAATTACACACACCTTATAAAACTTCTCAATTAAGGATACCAAAAGGGGTAATAGAAGACgataaatacaatacaaaattaaaaaaagaactgcTAGGAGGTTTTAATGACTCTTTTTCATCCAACCAAGCAACTCAAAggctcataaaaataattaattcaacgACTTTACGGGTTCTTTAGAAAATAGGAAGGACACCCCAGGCAAGTGGATAATGTTCTCAATAATGGATCAATTTTTGCACGCACTTATTTTGCAGATTCTCTGATTTTTTTAGAACCACAGAAATTGCTGAGGCCGAAATGATAGAAAAAGTTGAGTTAGAATGGTCTGCGTGCAGAAggcttaagaaattttttaagaatgacAGATTTTCTGCCCccagtgtaaaaaaaattattcacgaaggaaaagttataactaaaCCGGTAAATGTGTTAGACTACTTTCATTCccatttccaaaacattgttgGCACAAAAAGAGGCCACTTTCCGAAAAGAGAGGTAATTTCCACTGTTCAAGGGAAATATATCTTCTcctaagatattatatttaactttataggAAAGTATTATAAGGATGATAAAGCCTGTGAAGTCGTtccgtatcttttaaaaattggtctTTCTTTGGAAAAGTTTGGACGACTACGCAAATCACAGACAAAAGGAAGAATTGCATTGCTTCCGAAAAAAGGAGATGGGACAAACTATAGCCATTGGAGACCAATTACTGTTCTCAATGAATTATACAGGATTCTCTCTGGAGTATTGCCTAAAAAGATAAAACCAATTCTCAACAACAAAATTGGGAttgaacaaaaaggatttttaaagaatacaaaaatttccGATTTTTCACGCAATATTCAAAATGCAATTGACACAGTGGAGagtaaaaaagtttggaaaaataatagcaatataCTTCTGCAAAGCTTTCGACTCTATTTCATATACGCAAATTCTTAGATctgaaaaaaagtttccttCGAAACGTTTTTTTAACCCCGTACATACCTTGCTATATAACGGCATTTCAACCATCTCATTAGATGGACTAGAAAACCAGCCGATCATTTTAGAAAAGAGCTGTCGTCAGGAATGCCCCTCGGCTCCACTTCTTTTCATAGCTGCAATTCAAGAACGTTGTTACAAAGAGGTACAGAGGCTTTGGGATTGGCTTTGAGGGATCTCAGCATACTATTGATTTGTATGCagatgatatataaatataaataaaaagttcctttttagaaatttaaaggacccctcaattttagataaatttaaatttggaagaattgCTCAAAGATAGTAAAATAAGATTTCCACatgttaattcttcaaaatattattcaataccaTCCGTGGCACGTTAAGATGGCCCCcctaatattggaaattttttcccgaaaaatttaacatttaaaatttaatttttgattgtcAACAAAACCAGAGGAAAACTCTTTCCTCAAATCATAATTAGAGCTATTGAAAGATGTCTGTTATTATATAACTCTTCTGATTTTGTAGACTTGGGAAATGAGAGTAGTTTCCTTTTTGGAGCTCTGATTCCATAAGTTGAAGTTTTCTCTCAAAAGTAGTAATTTGACCAAACATTTCAAATAcaatctttttctttccttgaaGTTCAATATTCAATGTGTTCATATGGGTCGTGATGTCCACTGAAAAGGCTAATTTACCAACTTTGGTAAATTTGGATCTtgaaatggataaatattttgttttccatGCTCGCTAGAAACATAGATTCTCTCAATGCATTTACTCATAATAATcgtataattattatactcatataataattatttattaaactctCCATCTGTAAAAGGGTTGATCCTTTCtgcaatttattttgatacCTCGTTGCTTGGAGGAGTGTTTCGGTCCctttgttcgtttttttttttttaaataaaaaaggaatattgctttgttaaattatttatcaatcgTATTATTTGCACTCTCCAggtgcaaagaaaaaaattagtgaaGGCTTTTAACTGTAATTTTGGATTAATATGCCTATATTTAGATGCTTGTCCATGATATCTCATGGCCAGCCGGTCAAAGTTCACTCACAGGCCAAGGGGTTGCAAACCTCTGATATAGGTTATATGCACACGCttgcaatatttattgttaagATATATgcagagatgggatttgtgtatgaTTGCTGTACGATAATTGATATGTAAAGAGGGGATGTGAAAGTACAAACAtctaaaaatacacaatatatatattttagaaaatatacatatatatatatatcacatacCAGTATATACTtctgttacatttttttattaacgtaATGAACTGGTTTGAACATGAATTGGTTCATTTATTAACAAGTAGCGAGTTACTAAGTATCTCtttctcataatatatttatataggctgtttaaattataattatttattaatttcttagcTATAATGTGTTTAGTTATAAAAGTGTATAGAATTATAGAAAATTAGGATTCCTCCTCAACGtttgtttctttatatatttccatAAGTTTAGCCTTTGAATGAGGAcatcttttataaataactaagcATTGCTCTAATCCAACACGTTTCCCGATTTGCGCAGCAAGTTCAAATTCAACGGTGGCTTTTGAGATGTCCAAATAATTCGAATTAAAAGCACTAGCGATTTGAATTTCCTCAGGACTCATGGCCGTGGGTGGAAGGCTTGAAATCTCACATACCAATCGTTTTGCACAGTCATTTTGGTCTTCTTGAGAGGCAGATAAAAggatttcttcatatttattgaTGGCTCGTTTTCGACGTAATAAAACTCCTCTATGGCCAAATCCTCCATGGCCGTGTCCTCCATGGCCGTGTCCTCCATGACCAAATCCTCCATGGCCATGCCCTCCATGGCCAAATCCTCCATGGCCATGCCCTCCATGGCCGAATCCTCCATTGCCGAACCCTCCATTGCCAAACCCTCCATTGCCGAACCCTCCATTACCGAACCCTCCATGGCCGATTCCTCCACCTCCAAATCCTCCCCCACCGAATCCTCCCCCGCCGAATCCTCCGCCACCGAATCCTCCGCCACCGAATCCTCCGCCACCGAATCCTCCGCCACCGAATCCTCCCCCGCCGAATCCTCCGCCACCTGTTATAAGACCAAATTTAAGGAGTCCAACTCCAGATTCTCCTTCTTCGTCTGCTTCGGAAAACATGAAGCAACAACCCAGTAAGGTTAATATCCTTAGAATCCCtttcattttgatttgatttactttctacaatgattaaaaaactcAATAGTTATTTTCTGCACACTGAAAATATCGAAGAAAGATCTTACCTTGGCGTTGGTTATGAAATAATTGATGGGCTTGAGTGGAAGGTAACCCATTTTTAtagtctaaatttatttttattctaattataaaatttaaaaaaacctaccttttctttttctatttgtatttatttctatttttggtaATTCCCAATTGTGAtgcaggcaaaaaaaaaaaagaaaagaaaaaaagttgaatcttTTCATTTCCAAGTAGATATTTTGTAACATAATCTGAAGTATTTGTACCCGTAAACCAAAGaacgtatattattattttctttgttaaccCGTTCTCTAAGGAGTTAAAAATAGATTTCATGGACAGCACGCTCGGGAGTTATTCTcctgaacttgatgtgtgtacgttcgctccttggtgattcctagagaacgaaatatacttaatgtatatggatttcaccaaaagattcctaggttagacggaataattgtaattctataatgtttacttatacttaatcagtgcaactccatctacacaattaaatgaacattaaaaaaaaaaaaaaaatagatgaaatgaatttaaaaaaatctttattttattgcaatgTTTTGACTATAAGAAACATAccctgtagattttttttttatttctgtacaagttgtaaattgtataaacaaaatttaccaGTTACAACCAAAAGAGGAGATGGAGGATTTCCAGTTCTTGGAATAATGGTAATggagtaattgaatattctaggGATGGTCGAATGCTgtattttttggctatttttaaacaaattattaaaatataagtattttgtgaCACATTCTAAAGTTCAAACTCCGACaggtatattatatgtataatataaaagatcaaattcatttttttttccttttaaacctgttttatctaatagataatggtaaaaaagacattttgataccaaaatcatgtctctagcttAAATATTTAGGCAGTTATAACTAATTCATCACCCAAATAGCACGCCTTATTTACGTGCTTTTTATGTTATTACCTACACCAAAATTTGTGatcaaatatgatattacaataaaacatcacaaatttctgaaatatcaagagaattaaatgaaattttcaggaattacagacTATagtattgtacaaaatataatagtttttaattgctgcaattgaattttataatatgaaatttgagtacatgaatatcttcccactcagacaatgaataataattaaaacactaTCCAtcaaaatcacaattttttatgCCCTGaaacagtatatgctcaacttagtagaGTTTAATCTTTTGATTCCAAATATTGTCTTACATTTTCTCCCTCGTGGTCTTCCAAAAAAGgctataccttttttttttggcaatttttaaggttcaaagctattttaagccctcggtgttgaagatagggataaattatgataatatattttaaagctgaatAGGAAAAATTCGTCTGCATGATtcttataactcgagttatcttttttaaagtggaaaataggggTATTTTGTTAAAAGGCTCAGAGcttcaagtaaaatatattcaaaattttaaaattatatcatctgATAGCTGAACGtctaaacttcattttttttaataaaaagagctTTCCCACGAACACGCTATATTGATGTCAATTTGAGACAAGGCcaagaaattatttcaaaggtaaaactcatttttgaattcatCTCATAAGAAAATTCCATATATATTGACATATCCCAACGAAAGGAGAATTATTCGGGGTCAGTGTTCATCAATGAAGAGGAATGTATGTGCAGGAAGGAATCCCTGGTAACAAACTCCATCTGAACTGCCCCTGTCCATTAGGATTTGCTCTGAGGAATTCCTTGAATGTCCGTCTTACTTACTACAATTCTGCGATGAGTCAacatttggatttaaaatatattatcatagtTTATCCATATCTTCAACACTCAGgacttaaaacagctttgaatattaaaaataggttaaaaaaaagccATAAAAATATGGCCTTTTTTGAAGACCACATGGCTTTGAGAAAAAAGGCCATATTTCGAATCAAGAGATCAAACTCTACTAAGTTGAGCATTAGTGTTCTTGATccatttttgctattgaaaaaactactttgataaaatatttaaggggCTAATGTTgggttaaaatatatgtacttttcatcgacaaattactaaaaaaactttaa
This window encodes:
- the LOC121124426 gene encoding uncharacterized protein isoform X1, producing MGYLPLKPINYFITNAKKVNQIKMKGILRILTLLGCCFMFSEADEEGESGVGLLKFGLITGGGGFGGGGFGGGGFGGGGFGGGGFGGGGFGGGGFGGGGFGGGGIGHGGFGNGGFGNGGFGNGGFGNGGFGHGGHGHGGFGHGGHGHGGFGHGGHGHGGHGHGGFGHRGVLLRRKRAINKYEEILLSASQEDQNDCAKRLVCEISSLPPTAMSPEEIQIASAFNSNYLDISKATVEFELAAQIGKRVGLEQCLVIYKRCPHSKAKLMEIYKETNVEEES
- the LOC121124426 gene encoding uncharacterized protein isoform X2, coding for MKGILRILTLLGCCFMFSEADEEGESGVGLLKFGLITGGGGFGGGGFGGGGFGGGGFGGGGFGGGGFGGGGFGGGGFGGGGIGHGGFGNGGFGNGGFGNGGFGNGGFGHGGHGHGGFGHGGHGHGGFGHGGHGHGGHGHGGFGHRGVLLRRKRAINKYEEILLSASQEDQNDCAKRLVCEISSLPPTAMSPEEIQIASAFNSNYLDISKATVEFELAAQIGKRVGLEQCLVIYKRCPHSKAKLMEIYKETNVEEES